GTGGTTGAGTGCATGACGGCCTTCGGGACCGAGCTGGGCATGGCGTTTCAGATTGTGGACGACCTGCTCGATCTGACCGGGTCCGAGGCGGAAACCGGCAAGTCAGTCGGCCGCGATGCCGATCTCGGCAAGCTCACCCTGCCGCTCATCCGCTATCTGGAGCAGGCCGATTCGACCGGCCGCGCGGCGCTTCGGGAGATTCTCTCGTCCTCGTCAACTGACCGATCGGAGCGCATTCGGACACTCATCGCGGACTCGAATTGCGTCGAACAGGCGCTGGATGCGGCGCGAGCGAGAATTCAATTCGCACTTGATCGACTCGCCTGCCTCCCGGAATCGACAGCGAAGGCCCGGCTCATTGCGGCGGCCGAGTTCGTCGTGCAACGGCGGGTGTAGCACGCGGCCGATGACCCGCCATGGCGGGTCCACACACCATGAGGCAAATCCCGATTGAAAGCTGATCGCAATCCAGACGGCGCGACCGAGAGTCCTCGATACAATTGCGTAGAGTTGCATCCAGTCATAGGGCTGTTGGCGAGGAAAGGCTCCGTATGCGCACGTTCATCGCAATTGATGCTTCGGAAGCGCTTCGGCTGCGTCTGTCCGAGACCCAGTCGCGCATACGGAAGGCCGTGCCGAATCTCAAGTTCGTTCCGGACCATCAGCTTCATTTGACCTTGAAGTTTCTGGGTGACATGGATGTGGAACCGAATGGGTCGGCCTCAGGCAATGGCCCGCTTGGCGAACTGATGCGGCAGCTCGCGTCGGTTTCCCGGGGGCGCGGTCCGTTTGAAATTGTTCCGAGGGAACTCGGCACGTTCGGGCCGCGCGGCAGCGTGTCGGTGTTGTGGGCCGGCTTCAGTGATCCGAGCGGCGAACTGCATCGACTGCATTCGGATCTGGAATGGGGACTGTCTCAAATTGGTTTTCCGCCCGAGGATCGGCCGTTCAAGCCGCATCTGACTCTGGCCCGAAACAAGAATCCAAACCTCAGCCGGCACATTCTGAAGGCATTGGCCGGCGAACCGCCGTTCAGGCTGGCTCCGATGCGCGTCACGTCGATGACGCTTTATGAATCCACACTTCGGCCGGAGGGGCCCGTCCATACCGTGCTGGCGAGCTACGAGTTTGAGGGGCAAGCTGGCAGGGGCGTTGCGAACTGATGGTGCGGGATTGTGATCGAATGTGCGCGCCCGATCAATTTCGCCCGGGCTTCGATTCCTCGCTCGCGCGCTCGGGCGGCGGCGTGTTGGACATGACCTGTCGCACGAACAGCTCTAGCGAGCCGATGGTCGATGTTTCCAGTTCCGATTGCAGAAACTCCGACTTCAGTCTGTGGAATCTCTCGTTGCGTAATTCCTGGACAATCTCGGGCTGCACTTCCTCGAATGATCGCACGCGCGCTTCTTCGACTTTGCCGACTTTTACGATGAAGAAGCTCTTTGACGCTTCAATGATCGGGCTGACTTCACCTTCTCTCATCTGCATGAAGTGCTCATAGGGCGTCTTCCAGCGACCCGCCATCGGTGAACGGAGCGCTCCCCAGAAGCCGCCGTCCTCCTTGTGGGGCCCGTGCGACCGCACTCTCGCGACTTCCTCGAAGTCCTTGCCGCTGTTCAACTCGCGCAGGGCGGCCTCGGCCTCGTCGCGCGCCAATTGAGCGGCAAGTCGCTCCTCCTCCGGCAGCGGAGGCCGCTTGCGCAGGAGTATGTCGCGTTCGAAGAAGGCGGCGATGGGAATATCAATAAGGTAAAGCTCTCGCGAGGCGACAATCGTGTAATCCGCGATGTGCTCCTGATAGTACTTGTATAGCTCACGTTTGCTCGGTGCGGGAATTCTGGGCAGCAGGCGTTCGCGAAGATACGAATCGACAACAATGACTCGCCGCAGTCTTTGCTTGACGCTTTCGCGCGAGGTTTTCTTCTTTTGAAGGTGATTCTCGTACTCCGTTTCCAGGCCGTGAAACTCGCGGCCGATGCGCTCGCGCTCCATCTGCTCGATTGCTTTTTTGATTGCGGGTTCCATCTCCGTGGTGATCGACTGCGACGCCCGGCGATAGATGAGCAGGTGCGCGACGGCGTCGACGATCTGCTGTCGGACAAGCTCCAGTACGCGCCGATAGTACAGTTCCTCGGTCAGCGAAGCCGCCAGTTTGTCGATTTCCGGTTGAATGGGTTCAAGTATGTCGTTGACCGTGATGATTTCGCTATTGACCATGAGGCCGTCGGAGAGCACGGCATGGATCGGGGCGGTCGGTGAACCGTCGTCGTCGGCGGCCGGCTGGGCGGATTGTGAAGTGGGGGCGGAGTCATTTTGCGATCGGCGTTCGGCCCAGCGTTCCGCGACATCGCGGTTTTGGCCGTCATCCTTCTGGCAGGCGCCGAATGCGACGAACTGACACACGGCAATCGCCGTCAGAAACGACGTACGCTGGCGATCGCGATGCTTGACCATACCGCGAAATTGTACCGACGCGGGCGGCGGCGTAAATCCGTGCAAAACGAGCCCGCCGATGCCCACCGCGTTGACATCGCGCGCGGCGGCCGACAAGCTAGTGAACAGCCTGGAACGATCCGGGTGTTCAGGTTGCAGCGCGATCGTGACTCAAGTGGGCACGGCGCGATGCTCATGGAAATTTCCGCCTCGGTGGACGAAGGGTCGCCGCAGCTTTGGACTTTGCATGAATCAAGCCTCGCCGCCCAATCCGCGAATCGCCGTCCTCGTGCCATGTTTCAATGAAGCCGCCACGATCGACAAGGTCGTGCGCGATTTTCGACGCGAACTGCCGGAGGCAACCGTCTACGTTTTCGACAACAACAGCGACGACGACACCGCCGCCATCGCCGGCCGTGCGGGCGCGGTCGTCATGTACGAAAAACGGCAGGGCAAGGGCTTTGTCGTCGCTGCAATGTTCGAGAAAGTGGATGCCGATTTTTACATCATGGCCGACGGAGATGACACGTACCCGGCCGAGCAGGTCCGGGCGATGCTCGCACCGGTCCTCCAAGGCCGTGCGGATATGGCGGTCGGCGTGCGTCAGGCCGTGGACCAGTCGAAGGCCTATCGACGATTTCACGTGCTGGGCAACTGGCTGGTTCGTTCGCTCATCAACTTCATCTTCGGCAGCCGACTGCACGACATCATGAGCGGCTACCGCGCGTTCACACGCGAGGTGGCCAAGAGCATTCCGATCATGGCCTATGGTTTCGACATCGAAACCGAGATGACCGTGCAGTGTCTCTATCGCAAGTGGGTGATACGCGAAGTGCCTGTCGAATATCGCGAGCGACCCGAGGGCAGCGTCTCGAAGCTGAGCACCTTTCGCGATGGCTTCAAGGTGATCCGCCGGATACTCGCTTTGTTTCGTTCTTATAAGCCGCTGACTTTCTTTGGCGGGATGGGCATTTTCTTCTTTGTACTCAGTCTTGCGAGCGGGCTTTGGGCATGGTTCGGCGGATGGAGCGACAATTCCGGCTATCGACTCTCGGTCATCATCGGGTCGGCGACGCTGATGGCGATGAGTCTGGGCGCTGTGGCCATCGGCGTGATCGTGCAACTCGTGAATTTCCGTTTCCTCGAACTC
This portion of the Phycisphaerae bacterium genome encodes:
- the thpR gene encoding RNA 2',3'-cyclic phosphodiesterase, producing the protein MRTFIAIDASEALRLRLSETQSRIRKAVPNLKFVPDHQLHLTLKFLGDMDVEPNGSASGNGPLGELMRQLASVSRGRGPFEIVPRELGTFGPRGSVSVLWAGFSDPSGELHRLHSDLEWGLSQIGFPPEDRPFKPHLTLARNKNPNLSRHILKALAGEPPFRLAPMRVTSMTLYESTLRPEGPVHTVLASYEFEGQAGRGVAN
- a CDS encoding glycosyltransferase produces the protein MNQASPPNPRIAVLVPCFNEAATIDKVVRDFRRELPEATVYVFDNNSDDDTAAIAGRAGAVVMYEKRQGKGFVVAAMFEKVDADFYIMADGDDTYPAEQVRAMLAPVLQGRADMAVGVRQAVDQSKAYRRFHVLGNWLVRSLINFIFGSRLHDIMSGYRAFTREVAKSIPIMAYGFDIETEMTVQCLYRKWVIREVPVEYRERPEGSVSKLSTFRDGFKVIRRILALFRSYKPLTFFGGMGIFFFVLSLASGLWAWFGGWSDNSGYRLSVIIGSATLMAMSLGAVAIGVIVQLVNFRFLELDSVLRRRAKRAEP
- a CDS encoding peptidyl-prolyl cis-trans isomerase → MVKHRDRQRTSFLTAIAVCQFVAFGACQKDDGQNRDVAERWAERRSQNDSAPTSQSAQPAADDDGSPTAPIHAVLSDGLMVNSEIITVNDILEPIQPEIDKLAASLTEELYYRRVLELVRQQIVDAVAHLLIYRRASQSITTEMEPAIKKAIEQMERERIGREFHGLETEYENHLQKKKTSRESVKQRLRRVIVVDSYLRERLLPRIPAPSKRELYKYYQEHIADYTIVASRELYLIDIPIAAFFERDILLRKRPPLPEEERLAAQLARDEAEAALRELNSGKDFEEVARVRSHGPHKEDGGFWGALRSPMAGRWKTPYEHFMQMREGEVSPIIEASKSFFIVKVGKVEEARVRSFEEVQPEIVQELRNERFHRLKSEFLQSELETSTIGSLELFVRQVMSNTPPPERASEESKPGRN